Part of the Deltaproteobacteria bacterium CG2_30_66_27 genome is shown below.
AAAAAGATCGACGACATCCTCAAGTCGAAGGAACAGGAGATCCTGGAGGTCTGATGACCTCCGGAGGAGGCGGCCTTCCCTCCCTGCCGCGGCACGTGGCCATCATCATGGACGGCAACGGCCGATGGGCCAACCTGCGGGGGCTTCCGCGCGTCGAGGGGCACCGGATGGGAGTACGGGCCGTGCGCGCCGTCGTGGAGTGCGCCCGGGAGTTACGCATCTCCTGCCTCACGCTGTACGCCTTCTCGCTCGAGAACTGGGGCCGCCCCGAGCCAGAGGTCCTCGCGCTCATGACCCTCCTGCAGGAGTTCCTCGTCAGCGAACTTTCCCTGCTCCTCCGGCACCGGATCCGGCTGCGCGTCATCGGGGAGACCTCCTCCCTTCCGTTCGCCGTCCGGCAGGTCCTGAAGCGCACGGTGGCCGCCACGGCGGGGAACACGGAGATGACGCTGACCCTGGGGCTTTCGTACGCGGGGCGCAACGAGATCGTCCGCGCGGCGCGTCGCCTTGCCGCCGAGGCGACGCGGGGGAAGATCGCTCCGGAGGAGATTACGGAGGAGATGTTCTCCTCCCGCCTCGACACCGCCGGGATCCCCGATCCCGACCTCGTCATCCGGACCAGTGGGGAGCTCCGCATCAGCAACTTCCTGCTCTGGCAATCCGCCTACGCCGAGTTCGCCTTCACGGACGTGCTGTGGCCCGATTTCGGCAAGGCGGAGTTCCTCCAGGCGCTCGAGGAATACTCCCGCCGCCACCGGCGCTTCGGGCTGACCGGCGAGCAGGCCGCGAAGCTCCCGGGGGAGTAGCGATGCTCCGGAAACGGATCGCCACCGCCGCCGTCCTCATCCCGCTCCTGGTCGCCTCCATCCTGTTCTCCGTGGGGCGCCCCGCAGGCTGGCCGTTCCTGGCGCTATTCGCCGTCATCGCGGCGCTTTGCGCGGACGAAGGATTCCGGATGTTCCTCCACGGTACCCGGGATCGCGCGGGCGGGGTAGCGCTCGCCGTTCTCGTATATTTTTCGGCGTCGCTGCTGCCGGGGTCCTTCGGCGTACCGGCGCTTCTCGTTTGCGTCCTCCTGTCGATCTTCCATGTCCTTCCGGGGACGGGCGAACCCGCGGAAAAAACGCGCAGGGTGGCGACGCTCTGCCTCGGCGCGGTCTACGTCGGGGGACTTCTGTCGACGTATCCTCGGACGCTGCTCCTTCCCCGCGGGGAGCACTGGGTGCTCCTGGGGATCCTCGCCGTGGCGGCGGGGGACACGATGGCCTACTTCACGGGAAGGGCGATCGGCCGGACGAAGTTCGCCCCGACCATCTCGCCGAACAAGACGGTCGAAGGCGCGGTCGGGGGCCTGGTCGGGAGCGTCTTCTGCTCCGTCCTCTACGCGTCCGGTTTCCTCCCGGGAGTGTCGGCGGGATATGCCGCCGCCGCCGGGGCGGCGGTGGGGATCTTCGGACAAGGGGGGGACCTGTTCGAGTCGCTGGTCAAGCGCGCGGCGGGCGTGAAGGACAGCGGGACGATCCTGCCCGGTCACGGGGGGATCCTCGACCGGGCCGACGGAGTCCTCGCCTCCGGCCCCGTCCTCTACCTGTTCGCGGCGTTGTCGCCCCTCGCCGGGGTGGGCTCGTGAGCCGCCTGGGGGTAGCGGTGCTGGGCGCCACCGGCTCCATCGGCCGGAACGCGCTGGACGTCATCTCCCGGTTCCCCCGCCGGTTTCGCGCGACCGCGCTGTGCGCCGGGACGAACGCCCGGGCGCTGTCCGGTCTCGCGCGTCTCTTCCGCCCCGACGTCGTCTGTCTCTCCGAGGGGAACGTGGCGGATCTCCGGAAGGAGTTTCCGCGGGGGACGCGCCTCCTCTTCGGGGAAGAGGGGATGCGCGAGGCGGCGTGCGCCGGGAACGTCGACATCGTCCTCGCCGCGGCGTCCGGAATCTCCTCGATCCGTCCGGTCATCGCCGCCGCGGAACGGGGGAAACGGATCGCCCTGGCGAACAAGGAACTGCTCGTGATGGCCGGGAAGTTCGTGACCGCCGCTGCGCGGCGGGGGAAGGCGGAGATCCTTCCCGTCGACAGCGAGCACTCCGCCGTCTTCCAGGCGATCGCGGGCCGCCGCCGGGACGAGATCCTCCGGATCCTCCTCACGGCCTCCGGGGGGCCGTTCCGCACTCACACCGTGGCGCGGATGCGGTCGGCCACCGTGGCGCAGGCGCTGGGGCACCCCACGTGGCGGATGGGGGCGAAGATCTCCGTCGACTCCGCCACCCTCATGAACAAGGGGCTTGAAGTGATCGAGGCGACGTGGCTCTTCGGCATCCCCCCCTCGCGGATCGACGTGGTGATCCATCCCCAATCGGTGGTCCACTCGATGGTGGAGTTCCGCGACGGGAGCGTGATGGCGCAGATGGGGATCCCCGATATGCGGATCCCCATCGGCTACGCTTTCTCGCACCCCGGGCGGCTTCCGCTGGAACTGTCCCGCCTGCAACCTCATCGAATGAAAGGGATGATCTTCGAGCGGCCCGACCGGAAGCGGTTTCCGGCCCTGCGGATCGCCTACGCCGCCGCTTCGATGGGCGGCTCGGCGCCGGCGGTCCTGAGCGGCGCCAACGAGGAGGCGGTCCGGGCATTCCTGTCCCGGGAAATCCCGTTTACCGACATCGTCCGGGTCGTCGACCGGGTGCTGTCGGCGTGGTCGGCGCCGTTCACGGCCCGAACGCTTCAGGAAGTGCTCGCCGCCGACGCGCAGGCCCGCCGCGACGCGAGGAACGAACTATCCCGTCACAGGAGACACCGACCATCGTGACCCATATCCTCCAATTCGTTTACGTCATCGTCCCGTTCATCGTCGTCCTCGGCATCCTCATCTTCGTCCACGAGTTCGGCCACTTCATCGTGGCCCGGAAACTCGGGGTCGGGGTCACGAAGTTCTCGTTCGGGTTCGGCCCGAAACTGGCCGGTTTCCAACGCGGCGAGACCGAGTACCTGCTCTCCGCGGTTCCCCTCGGCGGCTACGTGAAACTCGTCGGGGAGAGCGAGGGGGAGGAGGTGCCGCCGGAGCTGTCGGCGCGCTCCTTCCAGCGGAAACCGGTGTGGGTGAAGATGGCGATCGTGGCGGCAGGGCCTCTCGGAAACCTCGCCTTCGCCATCCTCGTCTTCTGGGGCGTCTTCCTCGGCGGCGTCCCGTCGCTGACCACGCGCATCGGCGACGTCGTCCCCGACACGCCGGCGTCCCGCGCGGGGCTCCTGAAGGGGGACGTGGTGCTGCGGATCGACGGCGCGGCGGT
Proteins encoded:
- a CDS encoding di-trans,poly-cis-decaprenylcistransferase, which codes for MTSGGGGLPSLPRHVAIIMDGNGRWANLRGLPRVEGHRMGVRAVRAVVECARELRISCLTLYAFSLENWGRPEPEVLALMTLLQEFLVSELSLLLRHRIRLRVIGETSSLPFAVRQVLKRTVAATAGNTEMTLTLGLSYAGRNEIVRAARRLAAEATRGKIAPEEITEEMFSSRLDTAGIPDPDLVIRTSGELRISNFLLWQSAYAEFAFTDVLWPDFGKAEFLQALEEYSRRHRRFGLTGEQAAKLPGE
- a CDS encoding 1-deoxy-D-xylulose-5-phosphate reductoisomerase → MGVAVLGATGSIGRNALDVISRFPRRFRATALCAGTNARALSGLARLFRPDVVCLSEGNVADLRKEFPRGTRLLFGEEGMREAACAGNVDIVLAAASGISSIRPVIAAAERGKRIALANKELLVMAGKFVTAAARRGKAEILPVDSEHSAVFQAIAGRRRDEILRILLTASGGPFRTHTVARMRSATVAQALGHPTWRMGAKISVDSATLMNKGLEVIEATWLFGIPPSRIDVVIHPQSVVHSMVEFRDGSVMAQMGIPDMRIPIGYAFSHPGRLPLELSRLQPHRMKGMIFERPDRKRFPALRIAYAAASMGGSAPAVLSGANEEAVRAFLSREIPFTDIVRVVDRVLSAWSAPFTARTLQEVLAADAQARRDARNELSRHRRHRPS